A part of Arachis hypogaea cultivar Tifrunner chromosome 12, arahy.Tifrunner.gnm2.J5K5, whole genome shotgun sequence genomic DNA contains:
- the LOC112726704 gene encoding GDSL esterase/lipase 5: MDGLMFLLVLSLSSVLIIQTSEAQICLPKKHSSLFIFGDSLFDNGNNNYINTTTSYQANYPPYGKTLFKYPSGRFSDGRMIPDIIAELAKLPLLPPYLHPENPDFTNGVNFASGGSGALLQTAQGYVIDLHTQVKYFKNVKKILREKIGEEEAEALLKRSVYFLSVGSNDYGELLNVTNSTVSLLPVDKQQFVGFVIGNLTNAIKEIYEQGGRKFGFVNVGPIGCSPSVRILKNNGSTCFDEISAVARLHNIQLSKMTLKLKKQLNGFKYSVHDFYASLSQVVTYPSKYGFKGGSGGCCGSGPYRGEDTCGGNKGIKEYELCHNPNDYVFFDSHHPSDKACQHFAHLIWNGNYTFNKPYNLSKLFQL, from the exons ATGGATGGTTTAATGTTTTTGTTGGTGCTGTCTTTGAGTAGTGTTCTTATTATCCAAACAAGTGAGGCTCAGATATGCTTACCCAAGAAACATTCATCCTTATTCATATTTGGGGATTCATTGTTTGACAATGGAAACAACAATTATATCAATACAACAACTTCGTATCAAGCAAATTACCCTCCCTATGGAAAAACCCTTTTCAAGTATCCAAGTGGAAGATTCTCTGATGGACGTATGATTCCAGATATCATTG CTGAGCTTGCAAAGTTACCTCTGCTTCCACCATATCTTCATCCTGAAAATCCTGACTTCACCAATGGAGTCAATTTTGCCTCTGGAGGCTCTGGTGCTCTGCTTCAAACTGCTCAAGGATAT gtgATAGACCTTCACACTCAGGTGAAATATTTCAAAAATGTAAAGAAAATTTTAAGGGAGAaaataggagaagaagaagcagaggcaCTTCTCAAAAGATCTGTGTACTTTCTGAGTGTTGGAAGCAATGATTATGGTGAACTTTTGAATGTTACAAACTCCACTGTGAGCCTATTGCCGGTTGATAAACAACAATTTGTTGGTTTTGTCATTGGAAACCTTACAAATGCCATTAAA gAAATTTATGAGCAAGGTGGAAGAAAGTTTGGTTTTGTAAATGTGGGTCCTATAGGGTGTTCTCCAAGCGTAAGGATTCTGAAAAACAATGGAAGCACATGCTTTGATGAGATTTCAGCAGTTGCAAGGTTACATAATATTCAACTTTCAAAGATGACTCTGAAGCTTAAGAAACAGCTCAATGGGTTCAAATATTCAGTCCATGATTTCTATGCTTCACTTTCTCAAGTTGTCACATATCCTTCGAAATATG GTTTCAAAGGAGGGAGTGGGGGATGCTGTGGAAGTGGACCATACAGAGGAGAAGACACGTGTGGGGGGAACAAAGGGATCAAAGAATATGAATTATGTCACAATCCAAATGACTATGTTTTCTTTGACTCCCATCATCCTTCCGATAAAGCTTGCCAGCATTTTGCTCACCTCATATGGAATGGCAACTACACTTTCAATAAGCCTTACAATCTCAGCAAACTCTTTCAACTCTaa
- the LOC112726703 gene encoding GDSL esterase/lipase 5: MYRRRRFSTPRRGSSSPLLHSSSWVVAASPFLVDVVSASLLLCFSFSVLIIQTSEAQICLPKKHASLFLFGDSFFDNGNNNYINTTTLYQANYPPYGETLFKYPSGRFSDGRMIPDFIAELAKLPLLPPYLHPGNPDFTYGVNFASGGSGALLQTAQGYVIDLHTQVKYFKNVKKILREKIGDEEVEALLKRSVYFFNVGGNDYRGLLNVTNSTVRLLPIDKQQFVGFVIGNLTNAIKEIYEQGGRKFGFLNVGPIGCSPSIRILKNNGSTCFDEISAVARLHNIQLSKMTLKLKKQLNGFKYSVHDFYVSLSQVVTYPSKYGYKGGSGACCGSGPYRGEYTCGGNKGIKEYELCQNPNDYVFFDSHHPSDKACEYFAQLIWNGNYTFNKPSNLNQLFQFYSSIIFFLYIYIICTIRNY, translated from the exons ATGTATCGTCGTCGCCGCTTCTCTACTCCTCGCCGTGGGTCGTCGTCGCCGCTTCTCCACTCCTCGTCGTGGGTCGTCGCTGCTTCTCCCTTCCTCGTCGACGTTGTTTCTGCTTCTCTGCTTCTCTGCTTCTCTTTTAG TGTTCTTATTATCCAAACAAGTGAGGCTCAGATATGTTTACCCAAGAAACATGCATCCTTATTCCTATTTGGGGATTCATTTTTTGACAATGGAAACAACAATTATATCAATACAACAACTTTATATCAGGCAAATTATCCTCCCTATGGAGAAACCCTTTTCAAGTATCCAAGTGGAAGATTCTCTGATGGACGTATGATTCCAGATTTCATTG CTGAGCTTGCAAAGTTGCCTTTGCTTCCACCATATCTTCATCCTGGAAATCCTGATTTCACCTATGGAGTCAATTTTGCCTCTGGAGGCTCTGGTGCTCTGCTTCAAACTGCTCAAGGATAT gtgATAGACCTTCACACCCAGGTGAAATATTTCAAAAATGTGAAGAAAATATTAAGGGAAAAAATCGGAGATGAAGAAGTAGAGGCACTGCTCAAAAGATCTGTGTACTTTTTCAATGTTGGAGGCAATGATTATCGTGGCCTTCTGAATGTTACAAACTCCACTGTGAGATTATTGCCGATTGATAAACAACAATTTGTTGGTTTTGTCATTGGAAACCTTACAAATGCCATTAAA GAAATTTATGAGCAAGGTGGAAGAAAGTTTGGGTTTTTAAATGTGGGTCCTATAGGGTGTTCTCCAAGCATAAGGATTCTGAAAAACAATGGAAGCACATGCTTTGATGAGATTTCAGCAGTTGCAAGGTTACATAATATTCAACTTTCAAAGATGACTCTGAAGCTTAAAAAACAGCTCAATGGGTTCAAATATTCAgtccatgatttctatgtttcaCTTTCTCAAGTTGTCACATATCCTTCAAAATATG GTTACAAAGGAGGAAGTGGGGCATGCTGTGGAAGTGGACCATACAGAGGAGAATATACGTGTGGGGGGAACAAAGGGATCAAGGAATATGAATTATGTCAGAATCCAAATGACTATGTTTTCTTTGACTCCCATCATCCTTCCGATAAAGCTTGCGAGTATTTTGCTCAGCTCATATGGAATGGCAACTACACTTTTAATAAGCCCTCCAATCTCAACCAGCTCTTTCAATTTTATTCGTCaataatcttttttttatatatatatataatatgtacaATTCGAAATTATTGA